Genomic window (bacterium):
CCAAAATGATGATTTACACACGTGCAACGATGCCTGAAAGATTTCACTACAGCAAAAGTATGCGCATCGGACCGGTTTTCGGCGTAATGGCAGAAGGCTGGTCGGTTACAACGAGAAAGAAGTTCAAAGAAAATTCAAATTGGGATTTCGGCGGAAGCCACGGCTACGATAATTTATTACAGTCCATGCAGGGAATTTTTATTGCTCACGGTCCGGAAATAGAAAAAAATAAAACTATCGAACCCTTTGCCAATATTCATATCTATAACTTAATGGCTCACCTTCTCGGCCTTACGTCCGCTCCCAACGACGGTTCGATAGATGTGATTCGTCCGATCCTCCGGCGCTAAGTATTTTCGCGCATTGATCACAATGCGATAGGCCCCGTACGAAAAAAATAGCGCAGCAAAAACATCAATGCTGTAATGCACATGTTGTAAAATGACGAGGGAACCTACCACTATAGTGCCGACGAATAGCGCGATACGTACTTTTTTCTGTGCTGCGGTTAAAAAAAGAATGAACATCGTTGCCGTGTGACCGGAAAAAAATAAATCCCGTGTGAGCGGTTTGCCGGTTCCAAAAAATTCAACGAACGGATCCGCCAGAATAATAATTGCACGCGGTGCTTCTAATGGCGTCAGGTACATCGCGATCATT
Coding sequences:
- a CDS encoding sphingomyelin synthase family protein, translating into MTSPGERWKDPKFLAELILSFVAMVISLNIFSHFLDWVELRGGAPLDDPILAALSPQDVTWYTFVFIYGAIITAFVACLFRPKHMAIAFQTYTIMVFIRMIAMYLTPLEAPRAIIILADPFVEFFGTGKPLTRDLFFSGHTATMFILFLTAAQKKVRIALFVGTIVVGSLVILQHVHYSIDVFAALFFSYGAYRIVINARKYLAPEDRTNHIYRTVVGSGRKAEKVSH